The proteins below are encoded in one region of Casimicrobium huifangae:
- a CDS encoding FAD-dependent oxidoreductase, which translates to MQRTDTANPAWFHKVVDCQWACPAHTPVPEYIRLIAQGRYDDAYMINWASNVFPGILGRTCDRPCEPACRRGRVEENNGAHPEPVAICRLKRVAADMKNGVQARMPSVAAKNGKRVACIGAGPASLTVARDLAPLGYDVTVYDGEAKAGGFIRSQIPRFRLPESVIDEETGYILDLGVTFKSGQRIDSMKALLAENYDAVFVGCGAPRGRDLDVPGRKEAAANIHIGIDWLASVSFGHITSIGKRVIVLGGGNTAMDCCRSSRRLGGADVKVIVRSGFEEMKASPWEKEDAMHEGIPIINFHVPKTFVHENGKLTGMTFEIVRAEYDAKGRRSLVPTGEPDAFFPCDDVLVAVGQENAFPWIERDCGIEFDQWGLPKLGAETHQSTVSRVFFGGDAAFGPKNIITAVAHGHEAAVSIDRFLHGEDVTQRPSPLTNLVSQKMGIHEWSYDNDTSNDTRYKVPWAKAEKALASIKVEVELGFDAATAFKEAERCLNCDVQTVFTETACIECDACVDICPTDCLTITKNGDEADLRTRLTAPTKHLDQGLYVSGELKTGRIMAKDEDVCLHCGLCAERCPTGAWDMQKFRLDTTKAGAACRNGAQVKAREEVAA; encoded by the coding sequence TTGCAACGCACGGATACCGCTAATCCGGCCTGGTTTCACAAGGTCGTTGATTGTCAATGGGCATGTCCCGCCCACACCCCCGTTCCTGAATACATTCGCCTGATCGCGCAGGGTCGTTATGACGACGCCTACATGATCAACTGGGCGTCCAATGTGTTCCCCGGAATTCTTGGCCGCACCTGCGACCGCCCCTGCGAGCCGGCGTGCCGGCGCGGGCGGGTGGAGGAGAACAACGGTGCCCACCCTGAGCCAGTCGCCATCTGCCGCCTGAAACGCGTGGCGGCGGACATGAAGAACGGCGTGCAGGCGCGCATGCCCTCAGTCGCCGCGAAAAACGGCAAGCGCGTCGCCTGCATCGGGGCCGGTCCGGCGTCGCTCACCGTGGCGCGCGATCTGGCGCCGCTTGGCTATGACGTCACCGTGTACGACGGCGAGGCGAAAGCGGGTGGCTTCATCCGCTCGCAGATTCCGCGCTTCCGCTTGCCGGAATCGGTGATCGACGAAGAGACTGGCTACATCCTCGATCTCGGCGTCACGTTCAAGTCCGGTCAGCGCATTGATTCAATGAAGGCGCTGCTGGCGGAGAACTACGACGCCGTGTTCGTGGGCTGCGGCGCACCGCGCGGACGCGACCTCGACGTTCCCGGTCGCAAGGAAGCCGCTGCAAACATCCACATCGGGATTGACTGGCTGGCCTCGGTGTCGTTCGGGCACATCACCAGCATCGGCAAACGCGTGATCGTGCTTGGTGGCGGCAACACGGCGATGGACTGCTGCCGGTCGTCACGACGCCTCGGTGGTGCCGATGTGAAGGTGATCGTACGCAGCGGCTTTGAGGAGATGAAGGCCTCGCCGTGGGAGAAGGAAGATGCCATGCACGAGGGCATCCCGATCATCAACTTCCACGTGCCGAAGACCTTCGTGCACGAGAACGGCAAGCTCACCGGCATGACCTTCGAGATCGTGCGCGCGGAGTACGACGCGAAGGGCCGCCGCTCGCTGGTGCCCACCGGCGAGCCGGATGCGTTCTTCCCCTGCGACGATGTGCTCGTGGCGGTCGGGCAGGAGAACGCTTTCCCGTGGATCGAGCGTGATTGCGGCATCGAGTTCGACCAGTGGGGCTTGCCCAAGCTCGGTGCCGAGACGCATCAGTCCACCGTCAGCAGAGTTTTCTTCGGCGGCGATGCCGCGTTCGGCCCGAAAAACATCATCACCGCTGTCGCGCACGGGCATGAGGCAGCGGTGTCGATTGACCGCTTTCTGCATGGCGAGGACGTGACGCAGCGCCCATCGCCGCTGACCAATCTGGTGTCGCAGAAGATGGGCATCCACGAGTGGAGCTACGACAACGACACCTCCAACGACACCCGCTACAAGGTGCCGTGGGCCAAGGCCGAAAAGGCGCTGGCCAGCATCAAGGTAGAAGTGGAGTTGGGCTTCGATGCTGCCACCGCGTTCAAGGAGGCTGAGCGCTGCCTGAACTGCGACGTGCAGACGGTGTTCACCGAGACGGCCTGCATCGAATGCGATGCCTGCGTCGACATCTGCCCGACTGATTGCCTGACCATCACAAAGAATGGCGATGAGGCCGACCTGCGCACGCGCCTGACGGCGCCAACGAAGCACCTTGATCAGGGCCTGTATGTGTCCGGCGAACTCAAGACCGGCCGCATCATGGCCAAGGACGAGGATGTGTGTCTGCACTGCGGCCTCTGTGCCGAACGCTGCCCGACCGGAGCGTGGGACATGCAGAAGTTCCGGCTTGACACCACCAAGGCGGGCGCAGCCTGCCGCAATGGTGCGCAGGTGAAGGCACGTGAAGAGGTGGCGGCATGA
- a CDS encoding 2-oxoacid:acceptor oxidoreductase subunit alpha, whose product MKCIEAVNDFVIKFANVNGSGSASANELFAKAIMRMGVPVAPRNIFPSNIQGLPTWYEARVCEKGYSGRRGGVDMMVAMNPQTWDADLAEIEPGGYLFYDSTRPLPASKLRSDVQVIGVPLTEITNATYTDPRQRQLFKNIIYVGALSVLLDVDAAVFEKLFAEQYKGKERLLDSNVKALHLGRDYVREHLGGRLGIRVEKRDNVGDQIFIDGNSAVGLGMVYGGATVAAWYPITPSTSVAEAFQKYCDKFRVDAVTGRQNYAIVQAEDELASIGMVVGAGWNGARAFTATSGPGISLMTEFIGLAYFAEIPVTIVDVQRGGPSTGMPTRTQQSDLFAAGYASHGDTKHVLLFPQDPHECFVHAAAALDLADRLQTPVFVMTDLDIGMNQRLCKPFAWDDSKQYDRGKVMTAEELEAGKDFGRYKDVDGDGIPWRTLPGTHATKGSYFTRGTTRDPYARYSERGPDYIYNMERLRRKFKTAANLVPQPEVCAAKQKTKFGVIYFGSTTPAMHEALEVLEEGGIHLDAMRLCAFPFPDSVPKFIAAHDKVFVVEQNCDAQMRAMLVNELEINPAQLVKVLHYDGTPITARYITRAIRDTLQPAAADSQKEAA is encoded by the coding sequence ATGAAGTGCATCGAAGCAGTCAACGATTTCGTCATCAAGTTTGCCAACGTCAACGGGTCCGGCTCGGCGTCGGCCAACGAGCTGTTCGCCAAGGCGATCATGCGCATGGGGGTGCCCGTCGCGCCGCGCAACATCTTCCCGAGCAACATTCAGGGCCTGCCGACGTGGTACGAGGCTCGTGTTTGCGAAAAGGGTTACTCCGGGCGGCGCGGTGGCGTCGACATGATGGTGGCGATGAACCCCCAGACTTGGGACGCCGATCTCGCCGAGATCGAGCCCGGCGGCTATCTGTTTTACGACAGCACGCGCCCTCTGCCAGCGTCAAAGCTGCGCAGTGACGTGCAGGTGATTGGCGTGCCGTTGACCGAGATCACCAACGCCACCTACACCGATCCGCGGCAGCGGCAGCTGTTCAAGAACATCATCTACGTCGGCGCGCTCTCGGTGCTGCTCGATGTCGATGCCGCCGTGTTCGAGAAGCTGTTTGCCGAGCAGTACAAGGGCAAGGAGCGCCTGCTCGACTCCAACGTGAAGGCGCTGCACCTCGGACGCGACTACGTGCGCGAGCACCTCGGTGGGCGGCTCGGCATCCGTGTTGAAAAGCGTGACAACGTGGGCGACCAGATCTTCATTGATGGCAACAGTGCCGTCGGGCTCGGCATGGTCTACGGCGGTGCCACCGTGGCGGCGTGGTATCCGATCACCCCTTCCACCTCGGTCGCCGAGGCGTTCCAGAAATACTGCGACAAGTTCCGCGTCGATGCGGTCACCGGTCGCCAGAACTATGCCATCGTGCAGGCCGAGGATGAGCTGGCTTCGATCGGCATGGTCGTCGGTGCCGGCTGGAACGGTGCCCGTGCCTTCACCGCCACCTCCGGCCCCGGCATTTCGCTGATGACGGAATTCATCGGGCTCGCCTACTTCGCCGAGATTCCGGTGACGATTGTTGATGTGCAGCGCGGTGGACCCTCCACCGGCATGCCCACCCGCACCCAGCAGTCGGACCTGTTCGCGGCAGGTTACGCGTCGCACGGCGATACCAAGCACGTGCTGCTGTTCCCGCAGGACCCGCACGAATGCTTCGTGCATGCGGCCGCGGCGCTCGATCTCGCGGATCGCCTGCAGACGCCGGTGTTTGTGATGACTGACCTGGATATCGGCATGAACCAGCGCCTGTGCAAACCCTTCGCGTGGGACGACAGCAAACAGTACGACCGCGGCAAGGTGATGACGGCTGAGGAGCTGGAGGCGGGCAAGGACTTCGGCCGCTACAAGGATGTCGATGGGGACGGCATTCCGTGGCGCACGCTGCCGGGCACCCACGCCACCAAGGGCAGCTACTTCACGCGCGGCACCACGCGCGACCCGTATGCACGGTACTCCGAGCGCGGGCCCGATTACATCTACAACATGGAGCGTCTGCGCCGCAAATTCAAAACGGCCGCCAATCTGGTGCCGCAGCCAGAGGTTTGCGCCGCGAAGCAGAAGACCAAGTTCGGGGTCATCTATTTCGGCTCCACCACGCCCGCCATGCACGAGGCATTGGAGGTGCTGGAGGAGGGCGGCATTCACCTCGACGCGATGCGGCTCTGCGCCTTCCCGTTCCCCGACTCGGTGCCGAAGTTCATTGCTGCGCACGACAAGGTGTTCGTCGTCGAGCAGAACTGTGATGCGCAGATGCGCGCCATGCTGGTCAACGAGCTGGAGATCAACCCGGCGCAACTGGTCAAGGTGCTGCACTACGACGGCACGCCGATCACTGCGCGCTACATCACCCGCGCCATTCGCGACACATTGCAACCGGCGGCTGCGGATAGCCAGAAGGAGGCCGCATGA
- a CDS encoding 2-oxoacid:ferredoxin oxidoreductase subunit beta → MTWIAKPKLHHPTLTKNKVGYTRRDYEGRISTLCAGCGHDSISAAIIQACWELDIQPHRVAKLSGIGCSSKTPDYFLGASHGFNTVHGRMPSVLTGANLANRDLLYLGVSGDGDSASIGLGQFANAMRRGVRMAYIVENNGVYGLTKGQFSATADRGSKSKKGVVNSDSPVDLVGLALQLGATYVARSFSGDKEQLVPLIKGAMEHGGAAFIDVISPCVTFNNHSGSTKSYDYVREHNDAVSRIDFITSKSEITTAYAPGEVVEVQQHDGSTLRLRKLHQDYDPTDRLAAMTYMHKQQARGEIVTGLLYVDPLATDLHTALNTSDNALNTLNAAQLCPGSKALEKINAALR, encoded by the coding sequence ATGACCTGGATTGCCAAACCCAAGCTGCATCACCCGACGCTGACCAAGAACAAGGTCGGCTATACGCGGCGTGACTACGAAGGCCGCATCTCCACGCTCTGCGCCGGCTGCGGGCACGATTCGATTTCGGCCGCGATCATCCAGGCCTGCTGGGAGCTGGACATTCAGCCGCATCGCGTCGCCAAGCTTTCGGGCATCGGTTGCAGCTCGAAGACGCCGGATTACTTCTTGGGTGCGTCGCACGGCTTCAACACCGTGCACGGCCGCATGCCCTCGGTGCTGACCGGCGCCAATCTGGCCAATCGCGATTTGCTTTATCTCGGCGTGTCGGGTGACGGTGACTCCGCCTCCATCGGCCTCGGCCAGTTCGCCAATGCCATGCGGCGCGGCGTGCGCATGGCCTACATCGTCGAGAACAACGGTGTGTACGGCCTTACCAAAGGCCAGTTCTCGGCAACCGCGGATCGTGGCTCGAAAAGCAAGAAGGGCGTGGTCAACAGCGATAGCCCGGTTGATCTGGTGGGGCTTGCGCTGCAACTGGGTGCGACTTACGTCGCGCGCAGCTTCTCCGGCGACAAGGAGCAACTGGTGCCGCTGATCAAGGGCGCGATGGAGCACGGCGGCGCCGCGTTCATCGACGTCATCAGCCCCTGCGTCACCTTCAACAACCACAGCGGCAGTACCAAGAGCTACGACTATGTGCGCGAGCACAACGATGCGGTGAGCCGCATCGACTTCATCACCTCGAAGAGCGAGATCACCACGGCCTACGCACCCGGCGAGGTGGTGGAGGTGCAGCAGCACGACGGCAGCACGCTGCGGCTGCGCAAGCTGCATCAGGACTATGACCCGACCGACCGGCTCGCCGCAATGACCTACATGCACAAGCAGCAGGCGCGCGGCGAAATCGTCACTGGCTTGCTGTATGTCGATCCACTCGCGACTGATCTGCACACGGCACTCAACACCAGCGATAACGCGTTGAACACACTGAATGCAGCGCAACTGTGCCCGGGGTCGAAAGCGCTGGAGAAGATCAACGCGGCATTACGTTAG
- a CDS encoding cyclic nucleotide-binding/CBS domain-containing protein, producing the protein MSERTVFQSMSRKHVVSLGATATVWEAACLMTGANCGSVLIVEPPGKLLGIVTERDLMTRVLAKALPPDRTLVSEVMTRNPYCVTPETLVSDAVLIMIERGFRHLPIVGPAAKILGVFSVRDALPREIGAAVSMAEFNEQVNDARG; encoded by the coding sequence ATGTCCGAGCGAACCGTATTCCAGTCCATGTCCCGCAAGCATGTGGTGAGCCTCGGTGCCACCGCGACCGTGTGGGAGGCGGCCTGCCTGATGACCGGCGCCAACTGCGGTAGCGTGCTGATCGTCGAGCCACCCGGCAAGCTGCTGGGCATCGTCACCGAGCGCGACCTGATGACCCGTGTGCTCGCCAAGGCCCTGCCGCCTGACCGCACGCTGGTCTCCGAAGTGATGACGCGCAACCCCTACTGCGTGACGCCGGAGACGCTGGTGTCGGATGCTGTGCTGATCATGATCGAGCGTGGCTTCCGGCATCTGCCCATCGTCGGCCCGGCGGCCAAGATTCTCGGTGTGTTCTCAGTGCGCGACGCGTTGCCGCGTGAGATTGGCGCCGCCGTGAGCATGGCCGAATTCAACGAACAAGTGAACGACGCACGGGGTTAG
- a CDS encoding ATP-dependent DNA ligase: MKRFAELFDALDATTATSEKVALLRSYFAATPASDAAWAAYFLAGGKPRQTVRTAELRAWAQQAAGLPDWLFEECYQAVGDLAETIALVLPDALPIASADADRLPESGLATWITERLLPLRTMDETMRRQRVLAGWASLDARGRFLLTKLIGGGFRVGVSKLLVQRALAEIADVDAKVVAERMMGYVDATRAPSAEGFLRLIEPARAEGSSGRDDAATAGDGDTPKVVSGQPYPFFLAHALQIAAEEFDRVLGPVTGWLVEWKYDGIRAQIVRRGGQTFIWSRGEELVTERFPELVAAAEHLPDGTVLDGEILVWRDDRPAPFALLQTRIARKTLSKKVLADAPVRFLAYDVLEADGIDVRTRGQADRRERLQATIDALPAAGASGIGLSPVVTAASWAEFAQLREQSRGRGVEGFMLKARDAAYGSGRTKADGVWWKWKIDPMSVDCVLVYAQAGHGRRASLYTDYTFAVWSQPPRDGAEAAAAIDALVAQAATKGGAGAASDGEDTDAGQGPDKATANIAPRGASALPMLVPFAKAYSGLTDEEFKRVDAVIRKTTLNRFGPVRAVRPALVFELGFEGIAESRRHKSGVAVRFPRMLRIRDDKPLHEANCLADLRALLARAEPDAAPVTAQDESASG, from the coding sequence ATGAAGCGCTTTGCCGAACTGTTCGACGCGCTCGACGCGACCACGGCCACCAGCGAAAAGGTGGCGCTGTTGCGCAGCTACTTTGCTGCAACGCCCGCCAGCGACGCCGCCTGGGCCGCCTACTTCCTTGCCGGTGGCAAACCGCGACAAACCGTCCGCACAGCGGAGCTTCGCGCTTGGGCGCAACAGGCCGCCGGGCTGCCGGACTGGCTGTTCGAGGAGTGCTATCAGGCGGTGGGGGACCTCGCAGAAACCATCGCGCTGGTGCTGCCCGATGCACTGCCGATTGCCAGCGCGGATGCGGACAGGTTGCCGGAGTCCGGGCTCGCGACGTGGATCACCGAGCGCCTGCTGCCCTTGCGCACGATGGACGAGACGATGCGGCGACAGCGGGTGCTGGCGGGCTGGGCCAGCCTTGATGCGCGTGGCCGCTTTCTGCTGACCAAACTAATCGGTGGCGGTTTTCGGGTTGGTGTCAGCAAACTGCTGGTGCAGCGTGCACTGGCGGAGATCGCTGACGTCGATGCCAAGGTGGTCGCCGAGCGCATGATGGGCTATGTGGACGCCACCCGTGCGCCCTCGGCTGAGGGCTTTCTCCGGCTGATCGAACCCGCGCGGGCAGAAGGAAGCAGCGGCCGGGATGACGCCGCGACGGCGGGCGATGGCGACACGCCAAAGGTCGTCTCCGGCCAGCCCTATCCGTTCTTCCTGGCGCATGCGCTGCAGATTGCCGCAGAGGAATTTGACCGCGTACTGGGCCCGGTGACCGGGTGGCTGGTGGAGTGGAAATACGACGGCATCCGCGCGCAGATCGTGCGGCGTGGTGGGCAAACCTTCATCTGGTCGCGTGGCGAGGAGCTGGTGACCGAGCGCTTCCCCGAGCTGGTCGCGGCAGCGGAACACCTGCCGGACGGCACCGTGCTGGACGGCGAAATTCTGGTCTGGCGCGATGATCGCCCGGCACCGTTTGCGCTGCTGCAGACGCGCATCGCTCGCAAGACGCTGAGCAAGAAGGTGCTGGCCGACGCCCCGGTGCGCTTTCTCGCCTATGACGTACTGGAGGCGGACGGAATCGACGTTCGCACTCGCGGGCAGGCGGACCGGCGTGAGCGACTGCAAGCGACGATTGACGCCTTGCCGGCAGCGGGCGCCAGCGGCATCGGCTTGTCACCGGTGGTGACTGCCGCAAGCTGGGCGGAATTCGCCCAATTGCGCGAGCAGAGCCGGGGCCGTGGCGTCGAAGGCTTCATGCTGAAAGCGCGCGATGCGGCCTACGGCAGCGGGCGCACCAAGGCGGACGGGGTGTGGTGGAAGTGGAAGATCGACCCGATGAGCGTGGACTGCGTGCTGGTCTACGCGCAGGCCGGACACGGACGACGGGCTAGTCTGTACACCGACTACACCTTTGCGGTGTGGTCGCAGCCACCACGCGATGGTGCAGAAGCGGCGGCAGCGATAGACGCGCTGGTCGCGCAGGCAGCGACGAAGGGTGGTGCCGGCGCGGCGAGCGACGGCGAAGACACTGATGCCGGGCAGGGGCCAGACAAGGCTACGGCAAATATCGCACCGCGCGGTGCCAGTGCACTGCCGATGCTGGTGCCATTTGCCAAAGCCTATTCCGGCCTGACTGACGAGGAGTTCAAGCGCGTTGACGCCGTGATCCGCAAAACCACGCTGAACCGCTTTGGCCCGGTGCGCGCGGTGCGGCCGGCTCTGGTGTTCGAGCTGGGCTTTGAGGGGATTGCCGAAAGCCGGCGACACAAGAGCGGCGTCGCCGTACGCTTCCCGCGCATGCTGCGAATCCGCGACGACAAACCGCTGCATGAGGCCAATTGCCTTGCCGATCTGCGGGCGCTGCTGGCCAGGGCTGAGCCAGACGCAGCGCCAGTCACGGCTCAGGACGAATCAGCTTCCGGTTGA
- a CDS encoding ligase-associated DNA damage response exonuclease, which yields MAHDDDLIVLRPQGLYCPPGDFFIDPWRPVERAVITHAHADHARTGHQHYLASAAGEGVLRTRLGDISLTTLAYGERMRVGDAEISLHPAGHVLGSSQVRVAHHGRVWIASGDYKVAADRTCTAFEPVRCDTFITESTFGLPVYRWADDTMVFAQINAWWAANAALGRPSMLACYSFGKAQRILAGLDASVGPIIVHGAVEPLNQAYRAAGVTLPLTHQVSELSGAALRDAIGRAMVICPPSATASPWARRFRSAQVAFASGWMQLRGARRRGGYDRGFVLSDHADWPGLQQAISATGASRVIVTHGYEAVMTRWLTEQGLEAGSFRTEYGDDAKDDAAAIEAPGTASDADAVLDSQRTKGDTA from the coding sequence ATGGCGCACGACGACGACCTGATCGTGCTGCGGCCACAAGGGCTCTACTGCCCGCCCGGCGATTTCTTCATCGATCCGTGGCGCCCCGTCGAACGGGCCGTGATCACACACGCACACGCCGACCATGCCCGTACAGGGCACCAGCACTATCTGGCCAGCGCAGCGGGCGAAGGCGTGCTGCGCACGCGACTCGGCGACATATCACTCACGACGCTCGCCTACGGTGAGCGCATGCGCGTCGGCGACGCTGAGATCTCGTTGCACCCGGCGGGTCATGTGCTTGGCTCGTCGCAGGTGCGCGTCGCGCATCACGGCCGCGTGTGGATAGCGAGCGGCGACTACAAGGTGGCCGCTGATCGCACCTGTACGGCCTTCGAGCCGGTGCGGTGCGACACCTTCATCACCGAGAGCACCTTTGGCTTGCCGGTGTACCGCTGGGCCGACGATACCATGGTCTTTGCGCAGATCAACGCGTGGTGGGCGGCCAATGCCGCGCTCGGACGGCCGAGCATGCTCGCCTGCTACAGCTTCGGCAAGGCGCAGCGCATCCTGGCGGGGCTGGATGCCAGCGTCGGACCAATCATCGTGCACGGCGCAGTGGAGCCGTTGAATCAGGCCTATCGCGCTGCAGGTGTCACGCTGCCACTTACCCATCAGGTCAGCGAGCTCAGCGGCGCGGCCCTTCGCGACGCCATCGGTCGCGCCATGGTCATCTGCCCGCCGTCGGCCACCGCGAGCCCGTGGGCGCGGCGCTTTCGTAGCGCGCAGGTCGCGTTTGCCAGCGGCTGGATGCAACTGCGCGGTGCACGGCGACGCGGTGGCTATGACCGCGGCTTCGTGCTCTCCGACCACGCCGACTGGCCTGGTTTGCAGCAGGCGATCAGCGCGACCGGTGCCTCGCGGGTCATCGTCACCCACGGCTACGAAGCGGTAATGACACGCTGGCTCACCGAGCAGGGGCTGGAAGCCGGCAGCTTTCGTACCGAGTACGGCGACGACGCAAAGGACGACGCGGCGGCCATCGAAGCACCAGGCACAGCCAGTGATGCCGATGCCGTGCTGGACAGTCAGCGCACGAAAGGCGACACGGCATGA
- a CDS encoding zinc-dependent peptidase translates to MFDWLKTKRRERALASHSIPDDEWTSALHELPFLDHYDDTALARLRELTTPFLVEKNIVTGAEDGAHALEVTPHMRVLIAVQACLLILGRGDTVMAAMRDFEGWDNVVVHPGDFPRSYDYEDEAGVVHQLDEPIAGESWYNGPVLLSWPAVEAGYDETGMALVIHEFAHKIDMLDGEVDGLPPLAGAARKVFAEAQQAAYDDFCRRVDADEDTAIDPYAAEHIDEFFAVSCEVFFAEPELLREEYPAYYEQLQSWFRVDPIAGRLIAG, encoded by the coding sequence ATGTTTGACTGGCTAAAAACGAAACGCCGCGAACGCGCTCTCGCGAGTCACTCGATTCCTGACGATGAGTGGACGTCCGCACTGCACGAACTGCCCTTTCTCGACCACTACGACGACACCGCACTGGCAAGGCTGCGCGAGCTGACAACACCGTTTCTCGTCGAAAAGAACATCGTGACCGGCGCCGAGGACGGTGCGCACGCGCTTGAAGTGACGCCGCACATGCGGGTGCTGATCGCCGTGCAGGCCTGCCTGCTGATCCTCGGCCGTGGCGATACGGTGATGGCCGCGATGCGCGACTTCGAGGGCTGGGACAACGTGGTGGTGCACCCCGGCGATTTTCCGCGCTCCTACGACTACGAGGACGAAGCCGGTGTGGTGCACCAGCTTGATGAGCCCATTGCCGGGGAGAGCTGGTACAACGGCCCGGTGCTGCTGTCATGGCCTGCCGTCGAGGCCGGGTACGACGAGACCGGCATGGCACTGGTGATCCATGAGTTTGCGCACAAGATTGACATGCTGGATGGCGAGGTGGATGGCCTGCCACCGCTCGCTGGCGCTGCACGAAAGGTATTTGCCGAGGCGCAGCAGGCCGCCTACGACGACTTTTGCCGCCGTGTAGATGCGGATGAAGACACGGCCATTGACCCTTACGCCGCCGAACACATTGACGAGTTCTTCGCGGTGAGCTGTGAAGTGTTTTTTGCCGAGCCCGAGCTTCTGCGCGAGGAGTACCCGGCGTACTACGAGCAGTTGCAAAGCTGGTTCCGCGTCGATCCCATTGCCGGCCGCCTGATCGCCGGATAG
- a CDS encoding DNA recombination protein RmuC yields the protein MSLVELALALIVVLLIVILILVATQKGGIVRRMSGELGSQLETKHRAMIGDVGGMFNQVSERVGRELTTASSGTREVIGTLQVQVVHTLSQQTEASLKQLALLQQTLSSQQDALKRDVLEGMLGKMAEQTRANQELLQNTLRNMSAQITQQAETMTKTVDGRLEQISGKVNERLDEGFKKTNETFASVMARLAVIDEAQKKIDGLTTNVVSLQQVLSDKSARGAFGEVQLEALVRDTLPPGVYEFQAAVGSGREKADCVLTMPDGASRMAIDSKFPLSNYRTAIDATLAEAERNTARKQFANDVKKHINDIASKYIQPGAGADSAVMFIPSEAVFAEIVGNHPDIVAQAQAQRVWMTSPTNLMAVLHTVRAVIRDAEMRKQLGVMKTELGKLGGDFGRFQERMDKLATHIKQAHDDAEQVQISSRKISGHFERIKAVEIDDASARSVPSPLRGEG from the coding sequence GTGAGCCTTGTCGAGCTGGCACTCGCGCTCATTGTCGTTCTGCTCATCGTCATCCTGATTCTGGTCGCGACGCAGAAAGGCGGCATCGTGCGCCGCATGAGTGGCGAGCTGGGCAGCCAGCTTGAAACCAAGCATCGCGCGATGATCGGCGATGTGGGCGGCATGTTCAATCAGGTCAGCGAGCGCGTCGGGCGCGAACTCACCACCGCCAGTAGTGGCACGCGCGAAGTGATCGGCACGCTGCAGGTGCAAGTGGTGCACACGCTGTCGCAGCAGACAGAAGCCTCGCTGAAGCAGCTGGCGCTGCTGCAGCAGACGCTGTCGTCGCAACAGGATGCGCTGAAGCGCGACGTGCTGGAAGGCATGCTCGGCAAAATGGCCGAGCAGACGCGGGCGAATCAGGAGCTGCTGCAGAACACGTTGCGCAATATGAGCGCGCAGATCACGCAGCAGGCCGAGACGATGACCAAAACGGTCGACGGACGGCTGGAGCAGATCAGCGGCAAGGTCAACGAACGTCTCGACGAAGGCTTCAAGAAGACCAACGAAACCTTTGCCAGCGTGATGGCGCGACTGGCCGTCATCGACGAAGCGCAGAAGAAGATCGACGGCCTCACCACCAACGTGGTCAGCTTGCAGCAGGTGCTCTCCGACAAATCGGCGCGCGGTGCCTTTGGTGAAGTGCAACTGGAGGCGCTGGTGCGCGACACGCTGCCGCCCGGCGTCTACGAGTTTCAGGCGGCTGTTGGCTCGGGCCGCGAAAAGGCGGACTGCGTGCTGACCATGCCGGACGGTGCGTCGCGCATGGCGATTGATTCCAAGTTTCCGCTGTCGAATTACCGCACGGCGATTGACGCGACGCTGGCGGAAGCCGAGCGCAATACTGCGCGCAAGCAGTTCGCCAATGACGTGAAAAAACACATCAACGACATTGCCAGCAAATACATCCAGCCGGGCGCTGGCGCGGATTCGGCGGTGATGTTCATTCCGTCGGAAGCGGTATTCGCCGAGATTGTTGGCAACCACCCGGACATCGTCGCCCAGGCGCAGGCGCAGCGGGTGTGGATGACCTCGCCCACCAACCTGATGGCGGTGCTGCACACGGTGCGGGCAGTGATCCGTGACGCCGAAATGCGCAAACAGCTCGGCGTGATGAAGACCGAGCTGGGCAAGCTCGGGGGTGACTTCGGGCGCTTTCAGGAACGCATGGACAAGCTCGCGACACACATCAAGCAGGCGCATGACGATGCCGAGCAAGTGCAGATTTCCAGCCGCAAGATCAGCGGGCATTTTGAGCGGATCAAGGCGGTGGAGATTGACGATGCGAGTGCCCGTTCTGTCCCCTCTCCCTTGAGGGGAGAGGGCTAG